GAGCGGCTCGCCGAACTCGACGACGACAGCAAGAACGAACCGAAGGACTGATGGGCGCGGCCAGTTCCGCCACCGCGTTCTCGGTCGCGCTGCTGGCAGACCTCATCGACCTGGGCGTGCGCCATGTCGTGCTCAGCCCCGGTTCGCGCTCGCAGGCGTTGGCGCTCGCCGCGGTAGAACTTGAGCGCGCCGGGCGGGTGACGCTGCATGTGCGCATTGACGAACGCTCCGCCGCGTTCCTTGCTCTCGGCCTCGCGGTCGAGTCGGGTGAACCGACGGTCGTCATCACCACCTCGGGCACCGCGGTCGCCAACCTGCACCCCGCCGTGCTGGAGGCGCACCACTCGGGTGTGCCGCTCATCCTGCTCACGGCCGATCGGCCTCCCGAGCTTCGTGGCATCGGCTCCAACCAGACGACGCAGCAGCACGGAATCTTCGGGCCTGCCGTGCGCTTCGTGCGCGAGGTCGAGGCGCCCGGGGCCGTCGGCTTCGACACATCCGCCGTCGCCGAGCTGGCGCACGAGGCGTACTCGGCCGCGGCAGGACACTCGGATGCTCCCGGCCCGGTGCAGCTGAACCTCGCCTACCGCGAACCCCTCTCCGGGCCGGTCGGGCCGCTGCCCGTGGCTCGCGGGGCCCATCGCGGGGCTGGTCTCGAGACTGGCGCCGCAGACGGCACCACCTCGACCAGCGAGTGTCTACCCCGCGGGTCGAGGGAGCGCCCTCTGGGGCGCTCGTCTCGAAACCCATCCACCCCCCACACCATCTCCGCCGCCCCAAACACCGTCGTCGTCGCCGGCCACGCTGCTGGCGAGCAGGCCGAGGCGCTCGCCCGCGCGCTCGGCGCGCCCCTTCTGGCTGAGGTGTCGAGCGGTGCGCGTTTCGGCCCGAATCTGGTCGTCTCCTACCGTGAGCTTCTCGATGACGAGGAGTTCGGCGGCCGCATCGAGCGGGTCGTGGTGTTCGGGCATCCGACGCTGAGCCGTGAGATTCCGGCGCTCATCCAGCGCGACGGGGTGCGCACCATCGTTGTGCGCGGGCTCGCCGCGGAGAACTACAACCCGGGCCACAGGGTCGGCGCCTTCGTCGACGCCATCGAGGTCGAGGGGCCGCCCGACACCGACCGTTCCTGGCTGGGTCGCTGGGTGCACGCCAGCCGCGCGCTCGCCGAGGCGAGCGACGACGCCCCTGTCGTGGATGCACCGGATGCGCGTGACGGCAGCGTGACGGCGCAGTTCCAGCGGCAGACGCTCGCCGCGCTTCGGGCGCCCGTGAGTCGCCGCGGGCTCGTCGACGCCGTCTGGCGGGTCACCTGGCCGCACGACAGGCTCGTACTGGGGGCGTCGCGCCTCATCCGTGAGACCGACCGGGCCGTGCCCGGCAAGAAGATTCGAGTGCACGCCAACCGCGGCCTCGCCGGAATCGACGGCACCGTCTCCACCGCGGTCGGCATTGCCCTCGCCAGCCAGGTGGAAGGGCGGCCCGGCGTCACCCGGCTGCTGCTGGGCGACCTGACACTGCTGCACGAACCCGGCGGCCTGCTGCTGGGCGCGGGGGAGGCGCGCCCGCGCATCCAGATCATCGTCGGCAATGACGGCGGCGGAACCATCTTCGACGGCCTTGAGGTTGCGGCGACCGCCGAGGCGGAGTCGTTCGACCGGGTGCTGTTCACGCCGCAGGGGGTCGAGCTGGCTGCGCTCGCGCAGGCGTACGGCTGGCAGCATGTGCGCGCCGCGAACCGAGGCGACTTGGATGCGGCGCTCACCGCATCCGCCGGCCCCACCCTCATAGAGGTACCGCTCACCCGCTGAGCCCGCCCGACCCGCGCGCATCCACCTCCACTCCACCTCTTCGCCGAGAGTACGCAAAGTTGACGTTTTTGGCGGCGAACCGTGCGATTCGTGCAGTCTCGGCGAACTTGGTTTGGCGTAGCCTCACCCGCCCCGACCCGCCCCGCCCCGCCCCGACCCGCCCCGCCCCGCCCCGACCCGACCCGACCCGCCCTCACCCGACCGTGCGCCGTTCTCGCGCATCCACCCCACCCTCGCCGAGAGTACGCAGAGTTGACGTTTTTGGCGGCGA
This Homoserinimonas aerilata DNA region includes the following protein-coding sequences:
- the menD gene encoding 2-succinyl-5-enolpyruvyl-6-hydroxy-3-cyclohexene-1-carboxylic-acid synthase, whose product is MGAASSATAFSVALLADLIDLGVRHVVLSPGSRSQALALAAVELERAGRVTLHVRIDERSAAFLALGLAVESGEPTVVITTSGTAVANLHPAVLEAHHSGVPLILLTADRPPELRGIGSNQTTQQHGIFGPAVRFVREVEAPGAVGFDTSAVAELAHEAYSAAAGHSDAPGPVQLNLAYREPLSGPVGPLPVARGAHRGAGLETGAADGTTSTSECLPRGSRERPLGRSSRNPSTPHTISAAPNTVVVAGHAAGEQAEALARALGAPLLAEVSSGARFGPNLVVSYRELLDDEEFGGRIERVVVFGHPTLSREIPALIQRDGVRTIVVRGLAAENYNPGHRVGAFVDAIEVEGPPDTDRSWLGRWVHASRALAEASDDAPVVDAPDARDGSVTAQFQRQTLAALRAPVSRRGLVDAVWRVTWPHDRLVLGASRLIRETDRAVPGKKIRVHANRGLAGIDGTVSTAVGIALASQVEGRPGVTRLLLGDLTLLHEPGGLLLGAGEARPRIQIIVGNDGGGTIFDGLEVAATAEAESFDRVLFTPQGVELAALAQAYGWQHVRAANRGDLDAALTASAGPTLIEVPLTR